Proteins found in one Mangifera indica cultivar Alphonso chromosome 15, CATAS_Mindica_2.1, whole genome shotgun sequence genomic segment:
- the LOC123197724 gene encoding 3-dehydroquinate synthase homolog isoform X1: protein MALLSSSLDSWNVFSRVNYWNIRPHRVKSSPFCVTMCSVEKSKRVWIWTENQQVMTAAVERGWNTFVFMSQNHQLAKDWSTIALIDPLFVKEGEVFDGMEKRVASICQVATPQELQKLQPSDEQADNIVIDLLDWQVIPAENIVAAFQGSKKTVFAISRTPSEAQIFLEALEQGLGGVVLKVEDDEAVLELKEYFDRRNEVSNLLSLTKATVTRVNVIGMGDRVCVDLCSLMRPGEGLLVGSFARGLFLVHSECLESNYIASRPFRINAGPVHSYVLVPGGKTCYLSELKSGKEVIVVDQKGQQRTAIVGRVKIESRPLILVEAKGSDHQTHYSIILQNAETVALIAPFQENGGKKTTIPVTSLKMGDEVLLRVQGGARHTGIEIREFIVEN, encoded by the exons ATGGCTTTACTGTCTTCCTCCCTTG ATTCGTGGAACGTTTTCAGTAGAGTAAACTATTGGAATATTCGCCCGCACAGAGTTAAAAGCAGCCCTTTTTGTGTGACAATGTGTTCTGTTGAGAAGTCAAAGAGGGTCTGGATATGGACAGAGAACCAGCAAGTTATGACTGCTGCTGTTGAGAGAGGATGGAACACTTTTGTTTTCATGTCTCAGAATCATCAACTCGCAAAAGATTGGTCaa CAATTGCTTTGATAGATCCTTTGTTTGTTAAAGAAGGGGAGGTATTTGATGGTATGGAGAAAAGGGTTGCTAGTATTTGTCAGGTTGCAACGCCACAAGAGTTGCAGAAGCTTCAGCCATCAGATGAGCAGGCGGATAATATTGTGATTGATTTACTGGATTGGCAA GTTATACCTGCAGAAAATATTGTTGCAGCATTCCAAGGCAGTAAAAAAACTGTATTTGCAATCTCAAGAACTCCCTCTGAAGCCCAAATTTTTCTTGAG gCCTTAGAGCAAGGCCTGGGCGGAGTTGTACTGAAAGTTGAGGATGATGAAGCTGTTCTTGAGCTAAAG GAATATTTTGACAGAAGGAATGAAGTAAGCAATCTCCTTAGCTTGACCAAAGCCACTGTAACTCGAGTCAATGTAATAGGAATGGGTGATCGAGTTTGCGTGGATCTTTGTAGCCTCATGAGACCTGGTGAAGGACTTCTA GTTGGGTCCTTTGCTAGGGGACTTTTCCTTGTCCACTCCGAGTGCTTGGAGTCAAACTACATTGCCAGCAGGCCTTTTCGAATAAATGCT GGACCTGTGCATTCCTACGTGCTTGTTCCTGGAGGAAAAACTTGCTACCTTTCAGAGTTAAAATCTGGCAAAGAAGTTATTGTGGTTGATCAGAAAGGCCAGCAGCGAACAGCAATTGTTGGTCGTGTGAAGATAGAGTCTAGACCTCTTATCCTTGTAGAGGCAAAG GGATCAGATCATCAAACTCATTACAGCATAATTCTACAGAATGCCGAAACAGTCGCCTTAATCGCTCCCTTCCAAG AAAATGGAGGAAAGAAAACAACTATACCTGTGACCTCACTGAAGATGGGGGACGAAGTTTTGCTGAGGGTACAAGGCGGTGCACGACATACAGGAATAGAAATTCGAGAATTCATTGTTGAGAATTAA
- the LOC123197724 gene encoding 3-dehydroquinate synthase homolog isoform X2: MALLSSSLDSWNVFSRVNYWNIRPHRVKSSPFCVTMCSVEKSKRVWIWTENQQVMTAAVERGWNTFVFMSQNHQLAKDWSTIALIDPLFVKEGEVFDGMEKRVASICQVATPQELQKLQPSDEQADNIVIDLLDWQALEQGLGGVVLKVEDDEAVLELKEYFDRRNEVSNLLSLTKATVTRVNVIGMGDRVCVDLCSLMRPGEGLLVGSFARGLFLVHSECLESNYIASRPFRINAGPVHSYVLVPGGKTCYLSELKSGKEVIVVDQKGQQRTAIVGRVKIESRPLILVEAKGSDHQTHYSIILQNAETVALIAPFQENGGKKTTIPVTSLKMGDEVLLRVQGGARHTGIEIREFIVEN; encoded by the exons ATGGCTTTACTGTCTTCCTCCCTTG ATTCGTGGAACGTTTTCAGTAGAGTAAACTATTGGAATATTCGCCCGCACAGAGTTAAAAGCAGCCCTTTTTGTGTGACAATGTGTTCTGTTGAGAAGTCAAAGAGGGTCTGGATATGGACAGAGAACCAGCAAGTTATGACTGCTGCTGTTGAGAGAGGATGGAACACTTTTGTTTTCATGTCTCAGAATCATCAACTCGCAAAAGATTGGTCaa CAATTGCTTTGATAGATCCTTTGTTTGTTAAAGAAGGGGAGGTATTTGATGGTATGGAGAAAAGGGTTGCTAGTATTTGTCAGGTTGCAACGCCACAAGAGTTGCAGAAGCTTCAGCCATCAGATGAGCAGGCGGATAATATTGTGATTGATTTACTGGATTGGCAA gCCTTAGAGCAAGGCCTGGGCGGAGTTGTACTGAAAGTTGAGGATGATGAAGCTGTTCTTGAGCTAAAG GAATATTTTGACAGAAGGAATGAAGTAAGCAATCTCCTTAGCTTGACCAAAGCCACTGTAACTCGAGTCAATGTAATAGGAATGGGTGATCGAGTTTGCGTGGATCTTTGTAGCCTCATGAGACCTGGTGAAGGACTTCTA GTTGGGTCCTTTGCTAGGGGACTTTTCCTTGTCCACTCCGAGTGCTTGGAGTCAAACTACATTGCCAGCAGGCCTTTTCGAATAAATGCT GGACCTGTGCATTCCTACGTGCTTGTTCCTGGAGGAAAAACTTGCTACCTTTCAGAGTTAAAATCTGGCAAAGAAGTTATTGTGGTTGATCAGAAAGGCCAGCAGCGAACAGCAATTGTTGGTCGTGTGAAGATAGAGTCTAGACCTCTTATCCTTGTAGAGGCAAAG GGATCAGATCATCAAACTCATTACAGCATAATTCTACAGAATGCCGAAACAGTCGCCTTAATCGCTCCCTTCCAAG AAAATGGAGGAAAGAAAACAACTATACCTGTGACCTCACTGAAGATGGGGGACGAAGTTTTGCTGAGGGTACAAGGCGGTGCACGACATACAGGAATAGAAATTCGAGAATTCATTGTTGAGAATTAA
- the LOC123197374 gene encoding galactose mutarotase-like yields the protein MVKISVLLSFVFLIAFGFVVHGSSATKEVGVYEIKKGNFSVKFTNWGATIISVILPDKNGKLGDVVLGYDSVKDYMNDSTYFGAIVGRVANRIGGAQFTLNGTHYKLVANEGKNILHGGPRGFSDVIWKVKKYKNKGDAPKIVFAYHSFDGEEGFPGDLNVTVGYSLIGDKKLRVTMKAKALNKPTPVNLAQHTYWNLGGHNSGNILSEEIQIFGSHYTPVDSELIPTGKIESVKGTPYDFLEPHKVGSRISKLPSGYDINYVLDGAAGNKLRRAAIVHDNMSGRMMELLTDAPGMQFYTSNSLKNEKGKGGFVYQSHAALCLETQAFPDSVNHPNFPSTIVTAGKTYKHHMLFKFSTPAPYS from the exons ATGGTGAAGATTTCTGTGTTGCTGAGTTTTGTTTTCCTGATTGCTTTTGGGTTTGTGGTTCATGGCTCTTCAGCCACAAAGGAGGTTGGAGTTTATGAAATAAAGAAGGGAAATTTCTCTGTGAAGTTCACCAACTGGGGTGCTACTATTATCTCTGTCATTCTCCCTGACAAGAATG GAAAGCTTGGTGATGTTGTTCTTGGCTATGATTCAGTCAAAGATTACATG AATGATTCCACTTACTTCGGAGCAATTGTTGGACGAGTTGCTAACAGAATTGGAGGCGCTCAGTTTACTTTAAATGGAACCCATTACAAACTTGTTGCTAATGAAGGGAAAAACATACTTCATG GTGGCCCCAGAGGCTTCAGTGATGTTATTTGGAAAGTGAAGAAGTATAAGAATAAAGGTGATGCTCCCAAAATTGTCTTTGCCTATCACAGCTTTGATGGCGAAGAAG GATTCCCTGGTGATCTAAATGTTACTGTTGGTTATTCTCTGATCGGAGACAAGAAACTGAGAGTAACAATGAAAGCCAAAGCTCTAAACAAGCCAACTCCCGTAAATCTAGCACAACACACCTATTGGAACCTTGGAGGTCACAACAGTGGCAATATCCTTTCTGAAGAAATCCAGATATTTGGTTCCCACTACACCCCTGTCGATAGTGAATTGATTCCCACCGGCAAAATTGAATCTGTAAAAGGAACTCCCTATGATTTCCTCGAGCCTCACAAAGTTGGCAGCAGAATCTCCAAGCTGCCTTCTGGCTATGACATTAACTATGTGCTTGATGGTGCTGCTGGAAACAAGCTGAGGCGAGCTGCGATTGTGCACGATAATATGTCAGGAAGAATGATGGAGCTGTTGACAGATGCTCCTGGAATGCAGTTTTATACAAGTAACTCTCTGAAGAATGAGAAGGGGAAAGGTGGATTTGTATATCAGTCTCACGCAGCGCTATGCCTGGAAACCCAAGCCTTTCCGGACTCAGTGAATCACCCCAATTTTCCTTCAACTATTGTGACTGCAGGGAAGACTTACAAGCATCACATGCTGTTTAAGTTTTCAACTCCAGCTCCGTATTCTTAG